One part of the Acetonema longum DSM 6540 genome encodes these proteins:
- a CDS encoding heavy-metal-associated domain-containing protein: MCKFCGCGPSGGNTQIKLIVNGFGNAKEVEKSLLGLPGVYHVHVHAHDGQTTVDYNPARISPSDITAKLAERGLQAVV; this comes from the coding sequence ATGTGTAAGTTCTGCGGCTGCGGGCCTAGCGGCGGCAATACGCAAATCAAGCTTATCGTGAATGGTTTTGGCAATGCCAAAGAAGTGGAAAAGAGTTTGTTGGGATTACCGGGAGTATATCATGTCCACGTTCATGCCCATGACGGACAGACAACCGTTGATTACAATCCGGCCCGGATCTCGCCGTCCGACATCACCGCAAAATTGGCGGAGCGCGGCCTGCAGGCCGTCGTTTAA
- a CDS encoding deoxycytidylate deaminase: MARPTWDEYFMEITRVVATRSTCCRRQVGAVIVKGKRVLTTGYNGAPQGLVHCLDAGCLREAQGIPSGQRHELCRGLHAEQNAIIQGALYGVTIEGATLYCTHQPCSACTKMIINAGIKRVVFHYPYPDELAVTLAQEAGLECYCLELPKFTSSDKR; encoded by the coding sequence ATGGCGCGTCCGACATGGGATGAATATTTTATGGAAATCACCCGGGTGGTGGCTACTCGTTCCACTTGCTGCCGCCGCCAGGTAGGAGCAGTGATCGTCAAGGGCAAGCGGGTTCTGACCACCGGCTACAACGGCGCTCCTCAGGGGCTGGTCCATTGTCTGGATGCCGGCTGCCTGCGTGAGGCTCAAGGAATTCCTTCCGGGCAGAGACATGAGCTGTGCCGGGGACTGCATGCCGAGCAGAACGCCATCATCCAGGGGGCCCTTTACGGCGTAACGATTGAAGGGGCGACCTTGTATTGCACTCATCAGCCCTGTTCTGCCTGTACCAAGATGATTATCAACGCCGGGATCAAGCGGGTGGTGTTTCACTATCCTTATCCGGATGAACTGGCGGTCACCTTGGCTCAGGAAGCCGGGTTGGAGTGCTATTGCCTTGAATTACCGAAATTTACCTCGTCAGATAAACGGTAG
- the hypA gene encoding hydrogenase maturation nickel metallochaperone HypA, whose translation MHEMAIAQGVLDITLDNAAGHQAKKVTKINLLIGQMTGVEPEALRFCFSTVAQGTIAAEAELAITGVPLVAECQDCGRKFDVEGYRFLCSACGSAKVAVISGRELRVDYLEVD comes from the coding sequence ATGCACGAAATGGCGATTGCGCAAGGCGTATTGGATATCACGCTGGATAACGCGGCTGGTCATCAGGCGAAAAAAGTAACAAAAATAAACCTTTTGATCGGGCAAATGACCGGAGTGGAACCGGAAGCACTGCGCTTTTGTTTCAGTACGGTTGCCCAAGGCACCATAGCGGCTGAAGCTGAACTGGCCATCACCGGTGTGCCTCTGGTGGCTGAGTGTCAGGATTGCGGGCGGAAGTTTGACGTGGAAGGGTACCGGTTTCTTTGCTCAGCCTGCGGCTCGGCCAAAGTGGCGGTCATCTCCGGCCGGGAACTCAGAGTGGACTATCTGGAGGTAGACTAA
- a CDS encoding hydrogenase small subunit has translation MTTGTSLWDLFEQKSMSRRSFLKTCTALTALMGLPAAMVRQVVEAAEKKALPVVIWLHGHECTGCDEAFIRSVSPMASDLILNMISLEYSDTLAAAAGEPFEHHLQETMKKYAGQYILAVEGGVPTADNGIHCMVGGWPFLTVLKEAAAGAAAIIEYGSCAAWGGIQAAGPNPTKSVAVSDVVRGKPIVKVPGCPPIPEVMTAVVMHYALFSQLPPLDSQGRPKQFFGNRIHDTCYRRPFFDSGMFAERFDDAGAKAGWCLYKLGCRGPETYNSCGNLRWWNGLSYPIQSGHGCIGCSSKNFWDQDPFYERLPNIPVPGTNANADMVGAVVAGAATAAVAVHAALSVAQKKSRQTNEQADNVRRPEA, from the coding sequence ATGACAACAGGGACTTCTTTATGGGATTTATTTGAGCAAAAAAGCATGAGTCGCCGCTCTTTTCTCAAGACCTGCACAGCCCTTACCGCCCTGATGGGATTACCGGCGGCCATGGTGCGCCAAGTGGTAGAAGCCGCCGAAAAAAAAGCCCTGCCGGTCGTCATCTGGCTCCATGGCCACGAATGCACCGGCTGTGATGAAGCTTTTATCCGATCGGTTTCGCCGATGGCTTCGGACCTTATCCTTAACATGATCTCCCTCGAATACTCCGACACCCTGGCGGCTGCTGCCGGTGAGCCATTTGAACATCACCTGCAGGAGACCATGAAAAAGTACGCCGGTCAATACATTCTGGCTGTCGAAGGCGGTGTGCCTACCGCCGATAACGGTATCCACTGCATGGTGGGTGGCTGGCCGTTCCTGACAGTGCTTAAAGAAGCGGCTGCCGGTGCCGCCGCTATTATTGAATATGGTTCCTGCGCCGCTTGGGGCGGCATCCAGGCCGCCGGGCCCAACCCCACGAAATCGGTGGCTGTGAGCGATGTTGTGCGCGGCAAACCCATTGTTAAAGTCCCGGGCTGTCCTCCCATCCCCGAAGTTATGACCGCCGTCGTAATGCACTACGCGCTGTTCAGCCAATTGCCGCCTCTTGACAGCCAAGGCCGGCCCAAGCAGTTTTTCGGCAACCGCATTCACGATACCTGTTACCGCCGGCCATTCTTTGATTCCGGCATGTTCGCGGAGAGATTTGACGACGCCGGGGCTAAAGCCGGCTGGTGTCTGTATAAACTCGGCTGCCGCGGACCGGAAACCTATAACTCCTGCGGCAATCTGCGCTGGTGGAACGGGTTATCCTACCCCATTCAGTCCGGTCACGGCTGCATTGGCTGCAGCAGCAAGAATTTTTGGGATCAAGATCCCTTCTATGAGAGACTGCCCAACATTCCCGTTCCGGGCACGAATGCCAACGCCGACATGGTAGGCGCCGTCGTTGCCGGTGCAGCCACAGCCGCTGTTGCGGTTCATGCCGCCCTGTCAGTAGCCCAGAAAAAATCGCGACAAACCAACGAACAAGCTGACAACGTAAGGAGGCCGGAAGCATGA
- a CDS encoding nickel-dependent hydrogenase large subunit, which translates to MKRVVVDPVTRIEGHLRVEIKVDEASGKVQDALSSGTAWRGIELIVKDRDPRDVWAYVQRICGVCTTVHSLASLRAVEDALGIEIPKNANYIRNIMAASQNIHDHLVHFYHLHALDWVSPVEALKADPAAVAALQNAVLEKYRLPLAGPVELDTDAYPKDFPKATTLYFKTIQDKVRKIVESGQLGIFAGQWWDHPDYNLLPPEVHLMAVAHYLNMLDRQRELVVSHVVFGGKNPHPHFIVGGMPSSISMNDMNAPINTERLAVVDTSINLTLNLVNYFYLPDLLAIGDIYVKKGYVDGGGLAKERVLGYGDFPDEPYTGITNGDFHKKLLLRSNGVVENFGQGLAKAEYFNLEGKDYADPAILAEGVEHSWYTYPEPGQDVHPWAGATEPQYTAGKEWKNLDEQGKYSWIKTPKWRGKTAEVGPLARYIIIYTKVKKGLIEPTWAEKMIVDQIEAVSKVLNAPPEVWMPTTVGRTAVRGLEAQLWAYINKYYFDKLIKNIKSGDTAVANTAKWEPATWSKEARGIGLHEAPRGALGHWIVIKDGKTANYQAIVPTTWNACPRDDQAGYGAYEASMIDTKIKIADKPLEVLKAIRSFDPCLACATHLYDVQGNKLSIVHTDPYIKL; encoded by the coding sequence ATGAAACGAGTGGTAGTTGATCCCGTTACCCGGATTGAGGGACACCTTCGGGTGGAAATAAAAGTAGACGAAGCCAGCGGCAAGGTTCAGGATGCTCTGTCCAGCGGCACTGCCTGGCGCGGCATCGAATTGATTGTAAAAGACCGGGATCCCCGTGATGTCTGGGCATATGTCCAACGCATCTGCGGCGTGTGTACAACCGTCCATTCCCTGGCATCGCTGCGGGCGGTGGAAGACGCCCTGGGCATTGAGATCCCGAAAAATGCCAACTACATCCGCAATATTATGGCTGCCAGTCAGAATATCCACGATCACCTGGTTCATTTTTACCACTTGCATGCCCTGGACTGGGTCAGCCCGGTGGAAGCCCTTAAGGCCGATCCGGCGGCTGTCGCTGCGCTGCAAAACGCCGTATTGGAGAAATACCGCCTGCCGCTGGCCGGTCCGGTGGAATTGGATACCGACGCCTATCCCAAGGACTTTCCCAAGGCAACCACCTTATATTTTAAAACCATCCAGGACAAAGTCAGGAAAATCGTCGAGAGCGGCCAACTTGGCATCTTCGCCGGCCAGTGGTGGGACCATCCCGACTATAACCTCTTGCCGCCGGAAGTTCACCTCATGGCTGTGGCCCATTATCTGAACATGCTGGATCGCCAGCGGGAACTGGTGGTCTCTCATGTCGTCTTCGGCGGGAAGAATCCTCATCCGCATTTCATCGTCGGCGGTATGCCTTCTTCCATTTCCATGAATGATATGAATGCTCCGATCAACACCGAGCGGTTGGCGGTCGTCGATACATCGATCAATTTGACCCTCAACCTGGTCAATTATTTCTACCTGCCCGACCTGCTGGCCATTGGTGACATTTACGTAAAAAAAGGCTACGTGGACGGCGGCGGTTTGGCCAAGGAACGGGTGCTGGGCTACGGTGACTTTCCTGACGAGCCCTACACCGGCATCACCAACGGTGATTTTCATAAAAAACTTCTGCTGCGCAGCAACGGCGTCGTCGAAAATTTCGGTCAAGGCCTGGCCAAAGCCGAGTACTTCAACCTGGAAGGCAAGGATTATGCCGACCCGGCCATTCTCGCAGAAGGCGTCGAGCATTCCTGGTACACTTATCCCGAACCCGGCCAGGACGTCCATCCCTGGGCCGGAGCGACCGAGCCCCAATATACCGCCGGAAAAGAATGGAAGAATCTTGACGAACAAGGCAAGTACTCCTGGATCAAGACGCCAAAATGGCGGGGAAAAACGGCCGAAGTCGGTCCTTTGGCCCGTTACATCATTATCTATACCAAGGTGAAAAAAGGCCTGATTGAGCCGACCTGGGCTGAAAAAATGATTGTTGACCAAATCGAAGCCGTATCCAAAGTCCTTAACGCGCCGCCTGAGGTATGGATGCCGACCACCGTCGGACGAACGGCTGTCCGCGGCCTGGAGGCCCAGCTCTGGGCTTACATCAACAAATATTACTTCGACAAACTTATCAAAAACATCAAGAGCGGTGACACTGCCGTGGCCAATACCGCTAAATGGGAACCAGCCACCTGGTCCAAAGAGGCCAGAGGTATTGGCCTCCACGAAGCCCCCCGGGGCGCCCTCGGACACTGGATTGTTATCAAAGACGGAAAAACCGCCAACTATCAGGCCATCGTCCCTACCACCTGGAACGCCTGCCCTCGGGACGACCAAGCCGGTTATGGGGCCTATGAAGCCAGTATGATCGATACCAAAATTAAAATCGCCGACAAACCCCTGGAAGTTCTAAAAGCTATTCGTTCTTTTGACCCATGTCTCGCCTGTGCGACTCACCTGTATGACGTTCAGGGCAACAAGCTTAGTATTGTGCACACTGATCCCTACATAAAGCTATAG
- the rpiB gene encoding ribose 5-phosphate isomerase B — protein MLAIGSDHGGFRLKEAIKEYLAANQIGFCDFGTHSVDSVDYPDIAKTVAQAVAAGECERGILICGTGIGISIAANKMKGIRAALCHDVFSAKMSREHNDANILAMGERVIGQGLALMIVETWLKSEFTGGRHENRVCKITDMEQNR, from the coding sequence ATGCTGGCTATTGGCAGCGATCATGGAGGGTTCCGGCTTAAGGAAGCGATTAAGGAATATCTTGCAGCCAACCAAATAGGATTTTGTGATTTTGGCACACATTCCGTCGACTCGGTGGATTATCCCGATATTGCCAAAACCGTGGCTCAGGCTGTAGCGGCCGGCGAATGCGAACGGGGGATTCTCATTTGCGGCACCGGCATTGGCATCTCTATTGCCGCTAATAAGATGAAAGGCATCCGGGCGGCGCTCTGTCATGACGTTTTTTCCGCAAAAATGTCCCGGGAACATAATGACGCCAACATCCTGGCCATGGGCGAGCGGGTGATAGGACAGGGTCTGGCGCTGATGATCGTGGAAACCTGGCTGAAAAGCGAATTCACCGGTGGCCGGCACGAGAACCGGGTTTGTAAAATCACCGACATGGAACAGAACCGTTGA
- a CDS encoding TIGR01440 family protein has translation MELDNLNQQAAAIAQELIALAGLEPGQILVVGCSTSEVRGEKIGTAGSDQVAASILDNLITACRERGLFLAIQCCEHLNRALVVEKDILSHYPLEPVSVVPVPHAGGALAAQAIKCFRQPVVVETIQAHAGLDIGSTLIGMHLKRVAVPLRLTEKYLGQAYVTAAKTRPKLIGGARAIYGDR, from the coding sequence ATGGAATTGGACAATCTTAACCAACAGGCGGCGGCTATTGCGCAGGAACTGATTGCTTTGGCCGGTCTGGAACCGGGGCAGATCCTGGTGGTGGGCTGCAGCACCAGCGAGGTGCGGGGAGAAAAAATCGGCACTGCCGGCTCTGATCAGGTGGCGGCGTCGATTTTAGACAATCTGATAACCGCCTGCCGGGAGCGGGGCTTATTTTTGGCAATACAGTGCTGCGAGCATTTAAATCGCGCCCTGGTGGTGGAGAAGGACATTCTTTCACACTACCCCCTGGAGCCGGTCAGCGTGGTGCCTGTGCCTCATGCCGGCGGTGCCTTGGCAGCACAGGCGATAAAATGTTTCAGACAGCCGGTGGTGGTGGAGACGATCCAGGCCCATGCCGGGCTGGATATCGGCAGTACTCTGATCGGCATGCATCTAAAACGGGTGGCAGTGCCCCTGCGACTGACGGAGAAATATCTGGGCCAGGCTTATGTGACTGCCGCCAAAACCCGTCCGAAGTTAATCGGCGGCGCACGAGCCATCTACGGTGACCGTTGA
- the upp gene encoding uracil phosphoribosyltransferase, whose translation MQVHIIDHPLIQHKLSLIRDVKTGPKEFRELLEEVAMLMAYELTRNLPLEETEVETPVAKCRCKMLAGKKLGVVPILRAGLGMVNGVLRLIPAAKVGHMGVYRNPETLQPVEYYCKLPTDVAERDFIIIDPMLATGGSSKATIDMLKARGAKSIKLMCLVAAPEGVQVVNASHPDVEIYTAAVDEKLNDHGYIVPGLGDAGDRIFGTK comes from the coding sequence ATGCAAGTTCACATTATTGACCATCCGTTGATTCAACACAAACTATCCCTGATCCGGGATGTTAAGACCGGGCCCAAGGAGTTCCGGGAACTTCTGGAGGAAGTGGCCATGCTGATGGCTTACGAACTGACCCGCAATCTGCCGCTGGAAGAGACTGAGGTCGAAACGCCGGTGGCGAAATGTCGCTGCAAAATGCTGGCCGGCAAAAAATTGGGAGTTGTACCCATCCTGCGGGCCGGCCTGGGGATGGTCAACGGCGTACTGCGGCTGATTCCGGCCGCTAAAGTGGGCCACATGGGCGTATACCGCAATCCGGAAACTCTCCAGCCGGTGGAATACTACTGCAAACTGCCTACCGATGTGGCTGAACGGGATTTTATCATCATTGATCCCATGCTGGCCACCGGCGGCTCCAGCAAGGCCACCATCGACATGCTCAAAGCCAGAGGCGCCAAGTCGATTAAACTGATGTGCCTGGTAGCTGCTCCTGAAGGCGTCCAGGTCGTCAACGCAAGCCACCCTGATGTAGAGATCTATACAGCCGCAGTGGACGAGAAGCTCAACGACCATGGCTACATCGTGCCGGGGCTGGGGGATGCCGGCGACCGGATTTTCGGGACGAAATAG
- the cybH gene encoding Ni/Fe-hydrogenase, b-type cytochrome subunit, with translation MNSSKEYYVFSPWLRIFHWIMAYSVPILFFTGLYIGNPFFIGSQGIEPTYAFRQTLSMETIRYIHFITAYVFVGSFILRIYGFIMNKGDRLFPRFWTKEYWLGAKEVTLHYLFLLPQHKPYLRNPLARTSYVALYALIAIEIITGFAMYYMVNPDSWGAKIFGPWNDWLGGEYYVHLIHHYAAWMIMLSAIGHIYMVVRADFIEREGEISSMFSGVKFLRHEPVDLKEIADEAEERPDRVEQPGDASPAYSANKAAPATD, from the coding sequence ATGAACAGTTCGAAAGAATATTATGTTTTCAGTCCTTGGCTGCGGATATTTCACTGGATCATGGCGTACAGCGTCCCCATTCTCTTCTTTACCGGTTTGTATATCGGCAACCCGTTTTTCATCGGCAGTCAGGGCATTGAGCCGACTTACGCCTTCCGCCAGACTCTGTCCATGGAAACCATCCGGTATATTCATTTTATCACGGCGTATGTTTTTGTCGGCTCCTTTATTTTGCGGATTTACGGCTTTATCATGAACAAGGGAGACCGCCTGTTTCCCCGTTTCTGGACCAAAGAATACTGGCTGGGCGCGAAGGAAGTGACCCTTCACTATTTATTTCTGTTGCCCCAGCATAAACCTTACCTGAGAAATCCCCTGGCCCGGACTTCCTACGTGGCCCTGTATGCCCTGATAGCGATTGAAATCATTACCGGTTTCGCCATGTACTATATGGTCAACCCGGACAGTTGGGGCGCCAAAATCTTCGGGCCCTGGAACGACTGGCTGGGTGGTGAATACTATGTTCATCTCATTCATCATTATGCGGCTTGGATGATTATGCTGTCTGCCATCGGCCATATCTATATGGTGGTGCGGGCCGACTTTATAGAACGGGAAGGGGAAATATCCAGCATGTTCTCGGGAGTGAAGTTTCTGCGCCATGAACCTGTGGACCTGAAAGAAATCGCGGATGAAGCGGAGGAACGGCCTGATCGCGTCGAGCAACCGGGCGATGCTTCCCCTGCGTACTCCGCTAACAAGGCTGCGCCGGCAACAGATTGA
- the glyA gene encoding serine hydroxymethyltransferase, whose protein sequence is MSTLAIFDPEVAKAIELELSRQQNKLELIASENFVSKAVLEAQGSVLTNKYAEGYPGNRYYGGCEHVDIVEKLAIERAKKLFGAEHVNVQPHSGAQANTAVYFAFLNPGDTILGMNLAHGGHLTHGSPVNISGKYFNIIPYGVTSDSHRIDYDEVRRLALEHKPKMIVAGASAYPRRIEFDKLGAIAKEAGSMLMVDMAHIAGLVAAGLHPSPVPYADIVTTTTHKTLRGPRGGMILCREEYAKAIDKAIFPGIQGGPLMHIIAAKAVALKEALSGEFQEYQQQIVSNAQALAAKLLEAGFDLVSGGTDNHLMLVDVRKQNLTGKQAEKILDEAGVTVNKNAIPFDPASPFVTSGIRIGTAAVTSRGMKQQDMAVIGEIISLALHNPENEIIHAKAGKMVRELCGKYPLYAG, encoded by the coding sequence ATGTCAACACTTGCTATCTTTGACCCGGAAGTGGCTAAAGCAATCGAACTGGAGCTTTCCCGCCAGCAGAACAAATTGGAACTGATTGCATCGGAAAACTTTGTTTCCAAAGCCGTATTAGAGGCCCAAGGTTCGGTGCTTACCAATAAATATGCCGAAGGCTATCCCGGCAACCGTTACTACGGCGGCTGCGAGCATGTGGATATCGTAGAAAAGCTGGCCATCGAACGAGCCAAGAAGCTGTTTGGGGCCGAGCATGTCAACGTGCAGCCTCACTCCGGCGCCCAGGCCAATACGGCGGTCTATTTTGCCTTTCTGAATCCCGGCGATACCATTTTAGGTATGAATCTGGCCCATGGCGGACACCTGACCCACGGCAGCCCGGTGAACATTTCCGGTAAATATTTTAACATCATTCCCTACGGTGTAACCTCTGATTCCCACCGGATTGATTATGATGAGGTACGCCGTCTGGCTCTCGAACATAAGCCCAAAATGATCGTAGCCGGCGCCAGCGCGTATCCCCGGCGGATTGAATTCGATAAACTGGGGGCCATCGCTAAAGAGGCCGGATCTATGCTGATGGTGGATATGGCTCACATCGCCGGCTTGGTAGCGGCCGGACTGCATCCGAGCCCGGTGCCTTACGCCGATATTGTCACTACGACTACCCATAAGACACTGCGGGGACCCCGCGGCGGAATGATCCTCTGCCGGGAAGAGTATGCCAAAGCCATCGACAAGGCTATTTTTCCCGGCATCCAGGGCGGTCCTCTGATGCATATCATCGCTGCTAAGGCCGTGGCGCTGAAGGAGGCTCTGAGCGGAGAATTCCAAGAGTATCAGCAGCAGATTGTGAGCAATGCCCAGGCCCTGGCCGCTAAACTGCTGGAGGCAGGCTTCGACCTGGTATCCGGCGGCACCGACAATCATCTGATGCTGGTCGATGTACGCAAGCAGAATTTGACGGGTAAACAGGCGGAAAAAATCCTGGATGAAGCCGGCGTTACTGTCAATAAAAACGCCATTCCTTTTGATCCGGCCAGCCCTTTTGTCACCAGCGGCATTCGTATCGGCACGGCGGCAGTGACCTCCCGTGGAATGAAGCAGCAGGATATGGCGGTCATTGGTGAAATTATTTCCCTGGCCCTGCATAACCCGGAAAATGAGATCATCCACGCCAAAGCCGGAAAAATGGTCCGGGAGCTGTGCGGCAAATATCCCCTGTATGCCGGTTAA
- the hypB gene encoding hydrogenase nickel incorporation protein HypB: MEIQVKENILGKNDQIAAEINALLSSYNIFALNLMGSPGSGKTSLLEHTIAALGNELRLAVIEGDLFTSKDADRIARHGAPVVQINTSGGCHLDANMVQEAITKLDLSGLDLIIIENVGNLVCPAEFNIGEDARATVLSITEGEDKPLKYPLVFKEAGIVILNKIDLLPYTSFDMAGATEDIVSLNPAVVIAPVSCRTGAGLNDWTEWLKRQTAHKRAGLAPSRFTAGQGKFG; the protein is encoded by the coding sequence TTGGAAATTCAGGTGAAAGAAAATATTCTGGGCAAAAACGATCAAATTGCCGCCGAAATCAATGCTCTCTTGTCCAGTTATAACATTTTCGCGTTGAACTTAATGGGATCCCCCGGATCCGGCAAAACATCCCTCTTGGAACACACGATTGCGGCATTGGGGAACGAACTGCGCCTGGCTGTGATTGAGGGGGACCTGTTTACTTCCAAGGATGCCGACCGCATCGCCCGGCATGGAGCGCCGGTGGTCCAGATCAATACCAGCGGCGGTTGTCATCTGGATGCGAACATGGTGCAAGAGGCCATAACCAAGCTGGACTTAAGCGGGCTTGATCTGATTATCATTGAAAATGTCGGCAATTTAGTCTGCCCGGCCGAATTTAATATAGGTGAAGACGCCAGAGCTACGGTCCTGAGCATTACCGAGGGCGAGGATAAACCGCTGAAATATCCGCTTGTCTTTAAAGAAGCCGGGATAGTGATTTTGAATAAGATTGATTTGTTGCCTTACACCAGTTTTGATATGGCGGGGGCAACCGAAGATATTGTCAGTCTTAACCCGGCGGTTGTTATTGCTCCTGTTTCCTGCCGGACTGGCGCCGGATTGAATGACTGGACAGAGTGGCTAAAACGGCAGACAGCCCATAAAAGGGCGGGACTGGCCCCAAGCCGATTCACTGCCGGTCAGGGCAAATTTGGATGA
- a CDS encoding low molecular weight protein arginine phosphatase: MLRILLVCTGNTCRSPMAEAVLRDKIRAAGQEDNIKVLSAGIAAGGEYAAADEAVAVMQERNLDLSRHLSRQVTPEWIGAADLILTMTQGHKANLLRLAPSARDKTYTLAEFSGEGWDVPDPVGQSLAVYRACACQIESLLDKAWEKIMERAGKPHQ; encoded by the coding sequence ATGCTGCGCATTTTACTGGTTTGCACCGGCAATACCTGCCGCAGCCCCATGGCTGAGGCTGTTCTGCGGGACAAGATCAGAGCTGCCGGGCAGGAAGACAACATTAAAGTGCTGTCGGCCGGGATTGCCGCCGGCGGTGAATATGCCGCTGCGGATGAGGCTGTTGCCGTCATGCAGGAAAGAAATCTGGATTTGAGCCGGCACCTTTCCCGGCAGGTGACCCCGGAATGGATCGGCGCTGCAGACTTGATTCTGACTATGACCCAAGGGCATAAGGCCAATTTACTGCGATTGGCGCCCTCTGCCAGGGATAAAACCTATACCCTGGCTGAATTTTCCGGCGAGGGATGGGATGTTCCTGATCCGGTGGGACAATCCCTGGCAGTGTACCGGGCTTGCGCCTGTCAAATCGAAAGCTTGCTGGATAAGGCATGGGAAAAGATTATGGAGCGGGCAGGAAAACCACATCAATAG
- a CDS encoding HyaD/HybD family hydrogenase maturation endopeptidase, whose translation MKRITVLGIGNILLQDEGFGVRVIEELQRRYRFTEPVQVLDGGTLGMELLHFITGSARLLVIDAIDGGQPPGSFYRLTGEAVQAYFQDKVSLHELGLKDVLAALKVLDEPVEEVVIIGVQPAVLDLGLDLTPAVVAMIEPAIAAVIAQLKGWQAEVWENG comes from the coding sequence GTGAAACGGATAACAGTGTTGGGCATCGGCAACATTCTGCTGCAGGATGAAGGCTTTGGCGTCAGAGTTATTGAGGAACTGCAGCGGCGTTACCGGTTTACCGAACCCGTGCAGGTTCTGGATGGCGGTACCCTGGGCATGGAGCTACTGCACTTTATTACCGGGTCTGCCCGGCTGTTGGTCATCGATGCCATTGACGGCGGCCAGCCGCCCGGCAGTTTCTACCGCCTGACCGGCGAGGCCGTCCAGGCCTATTTTCAGGATAAGGTATCACTGCACGAATTGGGCCTGAAAGATGTGCTGGCCGCGCTCAAAGTATTGGATGAGCCGGTTGAGGAAGTGGTCATCATCGGAGTGCAGCCGGCAGTCCTTGACCTGGGTCTCGATCTGACGCCCGCCGTTGTCGCTATGATCGAACCGGCCATAGCGGCGGTTATCGCTCAGCTCAAAGGCTGGCAGGCAGAGGTGTGGGAAAATGGTTGA